The window AAGCAGACGACCCTCCCCCGATGACCCGCAGCCCGATGTCCGGCGCGGGCATGGGGGACAAGGAATGAGCATGCAGGACAAGATTACATGGTACGAAGAAATCCTGGCCCAGGATCCCGCATCCCCTGTGTTCTACAATGCGGCTCAGCTGTATCTGGAACTGGGCGAGGAGGAGAAAGCCGTTGGACACCTCCGGTCCGGGTTGGACAGGAATCCAGCCCACGCTCAGGCCCGGCTGCTGTTGATCCAGGTGCTGGGATCCCTGGACCGCCCGGAACAGGCCCGGCAGTATATGGGGCCGGTACTGGACAGCCTGGGATCCTGCGGTTATTTCTGGACCTTGTGGGCGAGGGAGCTGGAAGATCAGGGACGTACTGATCTGGCTGCCGCGGTGCGCTTTGTCGGCGCCAATCTGGAAACAGGTCCCCTGACCTGGGGGGAGGTCATCCAGAGCGGGATACTGACTGTGCTCGGACGGGGAGCCTGCAAAGAGGAACCGGCGGGAGAGGCCGGCCGGACTCAGGTCCGGGAGGACGATTCGGAGTCCGGGCAGGCCGAAGCAGGGGAGACTCCGGCCAGGGACGAGGACCTCTCCCCTGCGGCTGAAGGGAGCCGGGAGAGAGACGGGGAGGACGATCTGCCTCCCGGCGGGTACCGGACAGTGACCATGGCTGATATCTTGGCTGGACAGGGAGAGCTGGAGGCCGCTTTGAATATTTATACCCAGCTCTTGGATCAGGAAAGCGGCCAGGAACGGCGGCGCCAGCTTGAGCACAGGATACGCGGGATCCAGGAGAGGCTGCAAAAAGACCCCGGCTCTGGAACCGAGGAGCACGATTCAGCAAGGGAGCAGCCCCCGCAGGCCGGTGCTCTTCAGGCTGAGGCATCAAATGGCAGGACGGTCCGGGAGGACGATGCTCGAGGGGACGGTCCTGGTCAGAACAAGCAGGAGCTCTTGCGCCGTCTGGACCGTCTGGCAGCCCGGCTGGAAGCCAGGTCGTGAAGTGGTGGCCAGAGCTGGGAGCTCTGTATGCATCCTGCTCTGCCGCCTGTGAACACAGCGCAGGGCTCTCAACCTAGCTTGCGGATAGAGCGCGAGTCACGCTGTGAGCGGGGCTGGTGAACAACGGTGGGTACTGAAATTGATTCGGAAGGAGCTCATTTGTGCGCATACGGCATTTCTTCGCAGTGATACTCTGCATTGCAGCCCTGACCGGCTGTCAGATGTGGGAAGCGACCAAAAGCATGTATCGAGGAACGGTACTCCCGGCCAGCGTTGACGTGGGTGCGAAGGCAGACGTGGGAGAGGATACCCGGCGCCTGGTGCAGGTGGTTTCGCCGGTGGATATGCGCCTGCAGGAGGTGATCACCAGTCTTGAGCGCATGGAACAGCCGTCCAGGCAGGAGCTGGAGGCTGTCCATGCAGATACGTCCTGGCTGAACGGAGCGGCTGCCTACGGCCCGGCCGGGGAGGTCCTGTTCCGGATTCCGGATCAGCCGGTGAAGGACATCCCGGCCCAGAAGGTGATGGATGCCCTTGAGGGCCGGAAATCAGGGATGTCCATGCATGTGCTGGATCTCAATCTCGGCCCGGAGCTGTGCCTGGTCAATTCGATCCAAAGCGGGGATGAAGCAGAGGCCCATATCGCTGCCCACTTTGACCCCCGCTCATTGTTTGCCCAGGGACCAGAGCCGGAGGCTCTGCTGGCCCTTTTCCGGGATCAGGTCCTCTGGTCCGGGCTGCCTTCCGAGGTTGTGGCCCAGATTGCGGAGAAAGACTGGCAGCAGATGCTGGCCGATGGGATCCAGGGCGACTTCAATCTGGCCGGGCAGAGGTTTATCTGGCTGTCTCGATACGTGGGGACGTCCCCCCTGGTGTACGTGGTCCGGGAAGAAACGGCAGAGTAAGGCTCCAGCTGGTCAGCCGCAGAGCTGGCCCGACATGCAAGGAGGTGTCGCATGCGTCAAATCACAGTGATTGAGCACTTGCTGCTCCATCAGCGCCAGAACCCGATGGCCACCGGGCAGTTCACCCGGCTGCTGAACGAGCTCATCCTTTCAGCCAAGATTATCGGCCGGGATGTGAACAAGGCCGGGCTGGTGGATATCCTGGGCTATACCGGGAACGTGAATGTGCAGGGGGAAAGCGTCCAGAGGCTGGACGAGTTCGCCAACAGCGTTCTGGTGCACCGCATGGAACGGGCCGGGGTGCTGTGCGCCATGGCCTCGGAAGAAACCGCGGACTTGATTCAGATATCCCACCGGTTTCCCAAAGGGGAGTACTTTCTGGTCTTTGATCCCCTGGACGGATCGTCCAACATCGATGCCAATGTCAGCATCGGGACCATCTTTTCCATCTACCGGGTCAAGGACGGCCTGAGCGGTCAGGTTGAGCTCCACGACGTTTTGCAGAAGGGAGCGGAGCAGGTGGCGGCCGGATACTTTATTTACGGATCGTCCACAGTCATGGTGTATACCACCGGCAGCGGTGTGCACGGCTTTACCCACGATCCCAGCGTGGGTGAGTTTCTGCTGTCCCATCCGGACATCAAGATCCCTCCCCAGGGCAAGATATACTCGGTCAACGAGGCCTACTGGAACTACTGGGATGGGGCGACCCAACGGGCCGTGGGCATGTTCAAGGATCCCAACAGCGAGCTGGGCCGGCTGTACAGCCTGCGGTACATAGGCTCCTTGGTTGCGGACTTTCACCGCAATCTGCTCTACGGAGGGGTCTTCATGTATCCCATCGACTATCGGGATCCGAAAAAGCCCAAAGGCAAGCTGCGGCTGCTGTGCGAAGCCAATCCCCTGGCCTATATCGTCGAGCAGGCCGGAGGGATGGCAACCGACGGCGTGAACCGCATACTGGACATCGAACCCCAGGAACTCCATCAGCGGACGCCACTGTTCATCGGGTCCACGGCTGAAGTGGAAAAGATACGGGAGATCTACTCCCAGGCCGGGTAGGGAGCAGGCCCCTCCCCGGAGGCGGCATATGCAGGTCATTATGAACATTCTTCAATCAGCCGGCAGGCAGGGCGCATATGCTGTGCCTGGGGATTGAGACCTCCTGCGACGAGACTGCCCTGGCCCTGGTCCGGGACAAACGGCTGGTGGGACAGAAGCTGGCCTCCCAGGAGCGGATGCACGCCCTGTTCGGGGGGGTGGTCCCGGAGTTGGCGTCCAGGGAGCACCTGCGGGTCATAGGCCCCTTGTTCGATGCCCTGCTGGCGGAGACCACAACCCGGGCCGAGGAGATCGAGGGGATTGCCGTGGCCCGGGGGCCTGGGCTGCTGGGCAGCCTGCTGGTCGGGCTCGGGCTGGCCAAAGGGCTGGCCATCAGCCTGGACCGCCCGCTGGTGGGGATCAATCATCTGGTGGCTCATCTGCTGGCCCCGGGCCTGGAGCAAGAGCTGGATTTTCCCGCTCTGGGCCTGGTCGCATCCGGCGGGCATACCCAGATCGGTCTGCTCACGTCTCCGTTTGCCGTCTCCTGGCTGGGACGGACCCTGGATGATGCGGTGGGGGAGGCCTACGACAAGACAGCCAGGATGCTCAACCTTCCGTATCCAGGGGGGAAGACCATCGATGCCCTGGCCCAGTTCGCCGATCCGGATACCGGGCTTCTTCCCCGGCCATACGTGGACAATCAGAATCTGGACTTCAGCTTCAGCGGGTTAAAGACCGCAGTGGCCCGGATAGTAGCCGACAATCCCCGGCTGGTGGCTCCAGTGATGGAAGCCGAGCCGGACATACCGGAGCTGGCGGCCTCCAGGCCGGGCCTGGCTGAGCTGTGCGCATCATTGAACTGGAGCATTGCCTCCACCATCCGTCTCAAGCTCAGGCGGGCCATGGCCAGGCATCCGGAGGTCAAGGCCCTGATTGCGGCTGGAGGCGTGGTGGCCAACTCCTGCCTGCGCCGGGAGCTGGCGGCCACGGCTGAGGAATGTGGGGTGCGGGCAGTGTTGCCCAGAATGGAGCTGTGTACCGACAATGCGGCCATGATTGCCTACGCCGGGTCTGTGTATCTGGAGGCGGGGTATGCCCATGGCATGGATCTGGATGCCGTCCCCAGGGGAAAGCCCCTGCCCGACGATTTTATCCGGGTTTCTTGACAGCCTATGTGTTGGCTTTTATGATTTTGAGTTAGAGTTCGTGAGATTTCCGGTTTTCCGGGCCGGTGCCGCAGGGCCGGAGATCAGGCCCGAGTGCGGGATGGCCGGGAATGCCCGGAGCATGTACCATGTTTCGTAACCTGGAGAGTATAAAAGGAGAAAAGCGATGCCAAACTCAGTTACAGACAGCACGTTTGAACCTGAGGTGATCAAAGATAGCCAACCGGTGCTGGTTGATTTCTGGGCTCCATGGTGCGGCCCTTGCCGGGCCATTGCCCCGGTCCTGGAAGAGCTGGCCAAGGAGTATGAGGGCAAGATCAAGATTTTGAAGATGAATGTGGATGAGAATCCGAGCACCCCGAGCAAGTACGGAATCCGGGCTATTCCGACCCTGATCCTGTTCAAGAACGGTGATGTGGTCGGGCAGGTTACCGGAGCGGTATCCAAAAGCAATCTCAAGGACATGATCAATCAGAAGGGCTTGTCATGAAGACGTTCGACAGTGTGGTTATCGGCGGCGGTCCAGCCGGGATAACCGCGAGCATGTATATCCTCCGTTCCGGAGCCAGCATGGCCTGGGTGGAAAAGATGGCTCCGGGCGGACAAGTCTTGATGACCAACTGGATTGAAAACTATCCTGGCTTTCCGGACGGGATCCACGGATACGAGCTTGTGGACCGAATGGCCAAGCACCTGGAAGGCTTTTCCTTCCAGAAGTACACCGAGGAGGTGCAGGACATCCGGCCTGGAGAGAAGAGCCATCAGGTCCTGGTCGGGGAGGAGTGGATAGAAACCAAAAGCGTTGTCCTCTGTCCAGGCGCCGAGCACAAGACTCTGGGACTGCCGGGCGAAGAGCGGCTGACCGGACAGGGCGTCTCCTACTGCGGCCTGTGCGACGGACAGTTCTTCCGGGATCAGACCGTGGCCTGCATCGGCGGGGGAAACACGGCCCTGGAGGACGCCCTGTACCTTTCGGGGATTGTGGACAAGGTGTACCTCATTCACCGCCGGGACGCGTTCCGCGGAGACAAGGTCTACCAGGACAAGGTCCTGGCCCAGGACAATATTCAGGTCCTGTGGAACACTGTGCCCAGGGAGATCTTGGGGCAGAATCAGGTGGAGGGCCTGCGGGTCGAAGATGTGACCTCCAATGCGCAGAATGATCTTGAGGTCAGCGGGGTGTTCATTTTTGTGGGCATAGCCCCGCAGTCGGGATTCATACCGGAGACGATAGAACTGGATGCGAACGGCTTCGTCATAACCGATACCGAGATGCGGACCAATGTGCCGGGAATCTTCGCCGCCGGGGACATCCGTTCCAAGCGGTGCTGGCAGATATCCACTGCTGTCGGGGACGGGGCGGCAGCCGGGCATTCGGCTCAACTGTACGTCCGCGAGATGTCCAATGACTAAGCAGAAATGGTCTTTTCTTTGGATCATCCTTCTGGGGATGGTCTTGTCGGGGTGCGGAGTGATTGACACAGTATTCCTCAATCCTCCCCAGGACACAGCCCTGGAGCTCCTTGAGGCCGGAAATATGGCCATGGAAGAAAAGGATTACGATCAGGCCATCTCCTACTACACCAAACTCAAAGACCAGTATCCGTTCAGCCCGTATACCTCCCAGGCCGAGCTGCGGCTGGCCGATGCCTATTTTCAGGATCAGCGCTACGCTGCCGCGGAAAACGCCTACAAGGAATTTGAATCTCTGCATCCAGGACACGAGGATATCGCTTATGTCCTGTTCCGGATCGGACTAAGCAATTTCAAGCAATTCAAATCCATTGACCTGCCTCAGGACAACGTGACCGAGGCCATGCAGTACTTCAACCGGGTGGCCGAGGCCTATCCCCAGGCCCCGGTTGCGGACCAGGCCCGTGAGTACGTCCGCAAATGCCAGCGCTTTCAGGCCGAGCACGAGATATTCGTCGCCGACTTCTATTGGCGCACGGAGCGGTATCTTTCGGCCTGGAAGCGGTATGCCTATGTTGCCGACAACTTCTCCATGTTCCAGGACATCCTGACCTACGCCCGGACCAGGAGCCGCCTGGCCTATGTCCTGCACCAGAGACAGGCCGCGGAAAGAGAACGCATCGCCCAGTACGGGAGCTGGAAGCAGCTCTTTGACTGGCTGTAGGGCCGGTCCGCGGCTTTACAATCCGCAAAAACGAATATGCAGGAAATCATCCCGGAATGGATGCAGTCCAGCTGTGTGGACGACGCGGCATTCGAGCAGGCCTATGCCGCGTCCGGGGCCTGGGAGCGGGCCCTGATCAAAACGGCGATTGCCGGGGTGTACACATGGCTTCAGCCGCAGGGGACGCTGCGGCGGATCACGCAATCCGAGACCCCGCAGGGGCTGTGGATCCATGCCCTGACCTGCCCGAGACCTTGGGCGGCAGTCCATATCCCGGCCGCATGCTCCGGCCCGGCCCAGATCGTTGGGGCCGTGCTCCCCGTGCTGGCGGCCGGAGTGTGGCCCGTGATCGTGGTTCTGGAAGAGGACGCAGACCGGCGCACGGCACTGACAGCTCTGGAGCTGAGCGGGGTGGAGACGGTCTGTATCCTGCCCGGGACCGAGATGCAAGCCTCTGTTCAGGCCTGGCTGGGGCTTGCGGGTCCGGGTCCGGGGCTTGTTGTGCAGATCGAAGGGGGCATTCCGGCCTGTCAAGAGTGCAGCTGCGGGGAAGGGCACATGTTGCTCACTCTGCCCCGGCCCCGGCGGGCCGGAGTCTGGCGCTCCGGGCAGGAAATCGATCTGCAGGCCTTGGCCTTCGCCCATCCAGGGCTGGAGTTTTCCCTGTGGTCCGGGCAGACCTTGGATCTCCCCCCGGGGTGGGAGCAGGACAATGGTTCGTGGACCGAGTTTCTGGGCCGGTCATGGGATGCGGTCTGGGTCCCGAAAGCCCGGGTGCAGGAGGCCCTGGCCGAGTCCCGGCTGGCTTTCGGTCCAGGGCAGGAATCGCTGTGGATCTGGCCGTGGTTTCATTCCGGCCTGGCCGGATACACCAGGCTGGGGATGCGCGGTCCCTGCTGAGGAAGAACCAGCGGCGGAACAGCGTCCATCCCGGTCAACGGGCCGGAACGTGCGGGGACCGGTTCAAACATGCGAGGGATCTGTGAGCGGCAAGGACACCTACCTGAAGGCTATCCGCAATATAGGGATAATCGCCCATATCGACGCCGGCAAAACCACCTTGACCGAACGGATCCTCTATTACACCAAGAAGATCCACCGGCTGGGAGAGGTCCATGAGGGGACCGCCACCATGGATTACATGCCCGAGGAGCAGGAGCGGGGGATCACCATCACCTCAGCCAGCACCTCGTGCGAATGGAACAAGCATCAGGTCAACATCATCGACACCCCCGGCCATGTCGACTTTACCATTGAGGTGGAGCGATCCCTGCGGGTTCTGGATGGAGCGGTTGGGGTGTTTTGTGCTGTGGGCGGTGTGGAGCCCCAGAGCGAGACGGTCTGGCGGCAGTCGGAGCACTACAGGGTTCCCAAGATAGCCTTTGTGAACAAGCTGGACCGGGTCGGGGCAGATTTCGAGGCCGTGTTGCAGGACATGGAGGAGAAGCTGCACACAAAACCGCTGCCCCTGCAGTTTCCGGTGGGACAGGGGGCGGATTTTGCAGGCCTGGTCGATGTCCTGAACCAGAGGTACCTGCGTTTTGATCCCCAGAGCAAGGGTGCCCAGGTCATCCAGGACGAGGTTCCCGCCGAGCTGGTGGAAAAAACAGGCGTCTGGCGGGAACGGCTGGTGGAAACCCTGGCTGATGTGGATGAAGGGATAATGGAGAGCTATCTGGACGGGAGCATTCCCCGGGTCGATGAGCTCAAGGCGGCCGTTCGGCGAGCCACCCTAAAGCTGCAGCTGGTTCCGGTCCTGGCCGGATCGGCATTGAAAAACATGGGCGTCCAGCCGGTCATGGACGCGGTTATCGACTACCTTCCCGCCCCGACCCAGGTCCATCCGGCCGAGGGGATAGACCCGGGAACCCGGCAGCGCATTTCCTTTCCTGTCTCCCCGGATTCACCCCTGTCCGCCCTGGTGTTCAAGATCGTGCTCGAGGGTGGGCGGCCTCTGACCCTGATGCGCCTGTATTCGGGCCGGATCAAGGCCGGAGAGACGGTGTTCAATGCCACCCAGCAGGTCGAACAGCGGATCGCCAGGCTCTTCATCCTCCATGCCGGACACAAGACCCGCAAGGACGAGGTCAGGGCCGGAGAGATCGTGGCTGCGGCCGGGATGAAGGGAGCACGGACCGGAGACACCCTGTGCCGCAAAGACAATCAGCTGGTTCTGGAGCAGATCTCCCAGTACAAGCCGGTCATGTCCCTGGCCCTGGAGCCCCGGAACGCCGAGGA is drawn from Desulfovermiculus halophilus DSM 18834 and contains these coding sequences:
- a CDS encoding outer membrane protein assembly factor BamD, producing MTKQKWSFLWIILLGMVLSGCGVIDTVFLNPPQDTALELLEAGNMAMEEKDYDQAISYYTKLKDQYPFSPYTSQAELRLADAYFQDQRYAAAENAYKEFESLHPGHEDIAYVLFRIGLSNFKQFKSIDLPQDNVTEAMQYFNRVAEAYPQAPVADQAREYVRKCQRFQAEHEIFVADFYWRTERYLSAWKRYAYVADNFSMFQDILTYARTRSRLAYVLHQRQAAERERIAQYGSWKQLFDWL
- the trxA gene encoding thioredoxin is translated as MPNSVTDSTFEPEVIKDSQPVLVDFWAPWCGPCRAIAPVLEELAKEYEGKIKILKMNVDENPSTPSKYGIRAIPTLILFKNGDVVGQVTGAVSKSNLKDMINQKGLS
- a CDS encoding tetratricopeptide repeat protein, with amino-acid sequence MQDKITWYEEILAQDPASPVFYNAAQLYLELGEEEKAVGHLRSGLDRNPAHAQARLLLIQVLGSLDRPEQARQYMGPVLDSLGSCGYFWTLWARELEDQGRTDLAAAVRFVGANLETGPLTWGEVIQSGILTVLGRGACKEEPAGEAGRTQVREDDSESGQAEAGETPARDEDLSPAAEGSRERDGEDDLPPGGYRTVTMADILAGQGELEAALNIYTQLLDQESGQERRRQLEHRIRGIQERLQKDPGSGTEEHDSAREQPPQAGALQAEASNGRTVREDDARGDGPGQNKQELLRRLDRLAARLEARS
- the fbp gene encoding class 1 fructose-bisphosphatase; translated protein: MRQITVIEHLLLHQRQNPMATGQFTRLLNELILSAKIIGRDVNKAGLVDILGYTGNVNVQGESVQRLDEFANSVLVHRMERAGVLCAMASEETADLIQISHRFPKGEYFLVFDPLDGSSNIDANVSIGTIFSIYRVKDGLSGQVELHDVLQKGAEQVAAGYFIYGSSTVMVYTTGSGVHGFTHDPSVGEFLLSHPDIKIPPQGKIYSVNEAYWNYWDGATQRAVGMFKDPNSELGRLYSLRYIGSLVADFHRNLLYGGVFMYPIDYRDPKKPKGKLRLLCEANPLAYIVEQAGGMATDGVNRILDIEPQELHQRTPLFIGSTAEVEKIREIYSQAG
- the tsaD gene encoding tRNA (adenosine(37)-N6)-threonylcarbamoyltransferase complex transferase subunit TsaD — encoded protein: MLCLGIETSCDETALALVRDKRLVGQKLASQERMHALFGGVVPELASREHLRVIGPLFDALLAETTTRAEEIEGIAVARGPGLLGSLLVGLGLAKGLAISLDRPLVGINHLVAHLLAPGLEQELDFPALGLVASGGHTQIGLLTSPFAVSWLGRTLDDAVGEAYDKTARMLNLPYPGGKTIDALAQFADPDTGLLPRPYVDNQNLDFSFSGLKTAVARIVADNPRLVAPVMEAEPDIPELAASRPGLAELCASLNWSIASTIRLKLRRAMARHPEVKALIAAGGVVANSCLRRELAATAEECGVRAVLPRMELCTDNAAMIAYAGSVYLEAGYAHGMDLDAVPRGKPLPDDFIRVS
- the fusA gene encoding elongation factor G, producing MSGKDTYLKAIRNIGIIAHIDAGKTTLTERILYYTKKIHRLGEVHEGTATMDYMPEEQERGITITSASTSCEWNKHQVNIIDTPGHVDFTIEVERSLRVLDGAVGVFCAVGGVEPQSETVWRQSEHYRVPKIAFVNKLDRVGADFEAVLQDMEEKLHTKPLPLQFPVGQGADFAGLVDVLNQRYLRFDPQSKGAQVIQDEVPAELVEKTGVWRERLVETLADVDEGIMESYLDGSIPRVDELKAAVRRATLKLQLVPVLAGSALKNMGVQPVMDAVIDYLPAPTQVHPAEGIDPGTRQRISFPVSPDSPLSALVFKIVLEGGRPLTLMRLYSGRIKAGETVFNATQQVEQRIARLFILHAGHKTRKDEVRAGEIVAAAGMKGARTGDTLCRKDNQLVLEQISQYKPVMSLALEPRNAEEEEKLLQALDKLLLEDPTLSLTRDDDTEQIILSGMGELHLEVLLERLKREYKVDLRSGKPQVVYRETIAGEAAADDVFHRELGDAVHHGRVRLRVAPRERDKDNRIYWEMDTQGWPQAWIQAVYQAVEDGLQSGVIRGYPVQGVSVAITGMERMPDVSSQVGFHMAAGGALKKALQAARPLLMEPIMQVEVLVPEDFVGDVVSLLGTKGAKIDNMYDRGGGKVVQALTPLRQLFGFATDLRSATQGRGNFMMTFDRFDVLK
- the trxB gene encoding thioredoxin-disulfide reductase; the encoded protein is MKTFDSVVIGGGPAGITASMYILRSGASMAWVEKMAPGGQVLMTNWIENYPGFPDGIHGYELVDRMAKHLEGFSFQKYTEEVQDIRPGEKSHQVLVGEEWIETKSVVLCPGAEHKTLGLPGEERLTGQGVSYCGLCDGQFFRDQTVACIGGGNTALEDALYLSGIVDKVYLIHRRDAFRGDKVYQDKVLAQDNIQVLWNTVPREILGQNQVEGLRVEDVTSNAQNDLEVSGVFIFVGIAPQSGFIPETIELDANGFVITDTEMRTNVPGIFAAGDIRSKRCWQISTAVGDGAAAGHSAQLYVREMSND